In the Streptomyces coeruleoprunus genome, ACTCCGCCACGCAGGCCATCGCCAAGGGCCTGAAGCCCGGCACCCTCGTCTCGTACGAGACGACCCTCCCCGTCGGCACCACCCGCACCCGCTGGGCGCCGATGCTGGAGCGGGGCTCCGGCCTGACCGCCGGCAAGGACTTCCACCTGGTCTTCTCGCCGGAGCGCGTCCTCACCGGCCGCGTCTTCGCCGACCTGCGCCGCTACCCCAAGCTCGTCGGCGGCATCGACGAGGCGTCCACGCAGCGCGGTGTGGAGTTCTACGAGCAGGTCCTCGACTTCGACGAGCGCACCGACCTGCCGCAGCCGAACGGCGTGTGGGACCTCGGCACCGCCGAGGCGTCCGAGCTGGCCAAGCTCGCCGAGACCACCTACCGCGACGTCAACATCGGCCTGGCGAACCAGTTCGCCCGCTTCGCCGACAAGAACGACATCGACGTCAAGAAGGTCATCGAGGCCTGCAACTCGCAGCCCTACAGCCACATCCACCAGCCGGGCATCGCCGTCGGCGGCCACTGCATCCCGATCTACCCGCGGATGTACCTGTGGAACGACCCGGAGGCCACCGTCGTGCGCTCGGCCCGCGAGGCCAACGCCGCGATGCCCGAGTACGCCGTCGACCTGCTGGCCGCCGCCTACGGCGACCTGAAGGACGTCAACGTGCTG is a window encoding:
- a CDS encoding nucleotide sugar dehydrogenase, with product MNICVVALGKIGLPLAVQFADKGHKVIGADVNEKVVELVNAGTEPFPGEYDLDVKLKKAVDAGLLTATTDTAAAVAQSEAVVVVVPLFVDAEGTPDFGWMDSATQAIAKGLKPGTLVSYETTLPVGTTRTRWAPMLERGSGLTAGKDFHLVFSPERVLTGRVFADLRRYPKLVGGIDEASTQRGVEFYEQVLDFDERTDLPQPNGVWDLGTAEASELAKLAETTYRDVNIGLANQFARFADKNDIDVKKVIEACNSQPYSHIHQPGIAVGGHCIPIYPRMYLWNDPEATVVRSAREANAAMPEYAVDLLAAAYGDLKDVNVLVLGAAYRGGVKETAFSGVFPTVEALKARGAVPYVSDPMYTDEELAAHGLTPHQGETVTAAILQADHAEYRELAASDLPDVKVLVDGRRTTDPARWEGVRRVVIGG